From the Desulfohalovibrio reitneri genome, one window contains:
- a CDS encoding UPF0182 family protein, producing MYIAIFLALMAVAGFLVATGKARGSGGRLATGVILGLGTLFLFWFMGFWGEFLWFESLGYEARFWDVFLAQWLSALGGGAAALLISLGLTSGLGPLAGPRGVTAGACGLAGLFWGAASWETILLFLNRAETPEMDPILGMPVSFYLFSLPLLDALVRLLFTTALFSLAGSAFFSFRDARERAMEDAIIAPAASPLPLARCAGAFLLVLGAGRLLERYHLLHSSLGTVNGAGWTDVNIRMPSLLLLGLAAMAIGAVLLIGPARQKMLRLTDRLPLPLPSLLKGLAATGAVMAVLWIGLGDVLPGAFQWLRVEPNEITFEEPYIEHNIAFTRKAFGLDRVEEREFPAKEGFTQATVDNNRDLFANIRLWDWRALDSVYKQFQEIRLYYEFVDVDIDRYHFGGDYRQVMVSAREMEVDNLPEGSQTFVNRRFKYTHGYGLTMTGVSEFTPQGLPDLLIKDIPPVSTHPELEVKRPQIYYGELTDEHVIANSSEQEFDYPKGEENAYIDYPGTGGVELSNLWRKFLFGWKFDGTKLFLSGYPTKESRILFRRTVRERVQTLAPFLHLDDDPYTVLSEGRMYWILDAYTTSDDYPYSEPFAFGGQPTAVRDPRQGPFFRRAEGGGPGPERVNYVRNSVKVVVDAFNGSVDLYVFTPDDPLIRAWDNAFPGLFKPRSEMPDNLEKHVRYPQDMLLLQGMVYAKYHMTNPAVFYNQEDLWVRATEKYYGQVQPVQPYYIMWRPPGEEELEFVLIQPFTPKNRQVLIGWIAGMCDGENYGRFLAYKFPKEKRVLGPQQVETKIDQDRWLSSQLSLWDQRGSRVIRGNVLAIPVDQTLLYVEPIYLQAETAAYPELRLVAVMHGDDLSYADSFEEALRGLFGDGPPPAATDRTALPGLSAPSAAEDDTVRELVGRASEAFQRYLDSFGRRDYQGAANALDRLESAIQSLDSRFASANATSERQP from the coding sequence ATGTATATCGCCATATTCCTGGCCCTCATGGCCGTGGCGGGATTTCTGGTGGCCACGGGCAAGGCCCGCGGGTCCGGCGGGAGGCTCGCCACCGGAGTGATTCTCGGCCTCGGAACCCTGTTCCTGTTCTGGTTCATGGGGTTCTGGGGCGAATTTCTCTGGTTCGAGTCGCTGGGCTATGAAGCCAGGTTCTGGGACGTATTCCTCGCCCAATGGCTTTCCGCCCTGGGGGGCGGAGCCGCCGCCCTGCTCATCAGCCTGGGACTGACCTCCGGGCTGGGGCCCCTGGCCGGGCCAAGGGGGGTCACCGCCGGAGCCTGTGGCCTGGCCGGACTGTTCTGGGGAGCGGCTTCCTGGGAAACCATCCTTCTCTTTCTCAATCGCGCTGAAACGCCGGAGATGGACCCCATTCTGGGCATGCCTGTCTCCTTCTACCTTTTCAGCCTGCCCCTGCTGGACGCACTTGTCCGCCTGCTCTTCACCACCGCCCTCTTCAGCCTGGCGGGCAGCGCCTTCTTCTCTTTCCGCGACGCGCGCGAGCGAGCCATGGAAGACGCCATCATCGCCCCGGCCGCCTCCCCTTTGCCCCTGGCCCGCTGCGCCGGGGCCTTCCTTCTGGTGCTGGGCGCCGGACGGCTGCTGGAACGCTACCACCTGCTGCATTCCAGCCTCGGCACGGTGAACGGGGCCGGCTGGACCGATGTGAACATCCGGATGCCCTCCCTGCTGCTCCTCGGCCTGGCCGCCATGGCTATCGGGGCTGTTTTGCTCATCGGTCCGGCGAGGCAAAAAATGCTGCGGCTGACCGACCGCCTCCCGCTCCCCCTGCCCTCCCTGCTCAAGGGGCTGGCCGCCACCGGTGCGGTGATGGCCGTCCTGTGGATCGGCCTGGGCGACGTGCTACCGGGCGCGTTCCAATGGTTGCGGGTGGAGCCCAACGAAATCACCTTCGAGGAACCCTACATCGAGCACAACATCGCCTTCACCAGGAAGGCCTTCGGGCTGGACCGGGTGGAGGAGCGCGAGTTCCCCGCCAAGGAAGGATTCACCCAAGCCACGGTGGATAATAACCGCGACCTGTTCGCGAACATCAGGCTGTGGGATTGGCGGGCCCTGGACTCGGTCTACAAGCAGTTCCAGGAAATCCGCCTCTACTACGAATTCGTGGATGTGGACATCGACCGTTACCACTTCGGCGGCGATTACCGTCAGGTCATGGTTTCAGCCAGGGAAATGGAAGTGGACAACCTGCCCGAGGGCAGCCAGACATTCGTCAACCGCCGCTTCAAGTACACCCACGGCTACGGCCTGACCATGACCGGGGTCAGCGAGTTCACCCCCCAGGGCCTGCCCGACCTGCTCATCAAGGACATTCCGCCGGTGAGCACCCACCCGGAGCTGGAGGTGAAAAGACCCCAGATTTATTACGGCGAGTTGACCGACGAACACGTCATCGCCAATTCCAGCGAGCAGGAGTTCGACTACCCCAAGGGCGAGGAGAACGCCTACATCGACTACCCGGGCACAGGCGGCGTGGAGCTGTCCAACCTGTGGCGCAAGTTCCTTTTCGGCTGGAAGTTCGACGGTACCAAGCTCTTTCTCTCGGGCTACCCGACCAAGGAGAGCCGCATCCTCTTCCGCCGCACTGTCCGGGAACGTGTCCAGACGCTGGCCCCATTCCTCCACCTGGACGACGACCCCTACACGGTGCTTTCCGAAGGCCGCATGTACTGGATTCTCGATGCCTACACCACCTCGGACGACTACCCGTACAGCGAGCCCTTCGCCTTCGGCGGGCAACCCACAGCGGTGCGCGACCCCAGGCAGGGGCCGTTCTTCCGCCGGGCGGAAGGCGGCGGGCCTGGGCCGGAGCGGGTCAACTACGTCCGCAACTCGGTCAAGGTGGTGGTGGACGCATTCAACGGCTCGGTGGATTTGTATGTCTTTACCCCGGACGACCCCCTCATCCGAGCCTGGGACAACGCCTTTCCCGGCCTGTTCAAGCCGCGCTCGGAGATGCCGGACAACCTGGAGAAGCACGTCCGCTACCCGCAGGACATGCTGCTGCTGCAGGGCATGGTCTACGCCAAGTACCACATGACCAACCCGGCGGTGTTCTACAACCAGGAGGACCTGTGGGTGCGGGCCACGGAAAAGTACTACGGCCAAGTGCAGCCGGTGCAGCCCTACTACATCATGTGGCGTCCTCCCGGCGAGGAGGAGCTGGAGTTCGTGCTTATCCAGCCGTTCACTCCCAAAAACCGCCAGGTTCTAATCGGCTGGATCGCGGGCATGTGCGACGGCGAGAACTACGGCCGTTTCCTGGCCTACAAGTTCCCCAAGGAAAAGCGCGTGCTCGGGCCGCAGCAGGTGGAGACAAAGATCGACCAGGACCGTTGGCTCTCCAGCCAGCTCTCCTTGTGGGACCAGCGCGGTTCACGGGTTATTCGGGGCAACGTGCTGGCCATCCCTGTGGACCAGACGCTGCTCTACGTGGAGCCCATTTATCTGCAGGCCGAGACCGCGGCCTATCCCGAGCTGCGCCTTGTGGCCGTCATGCACGGCGACGATCTAAGCTACGCCGACAGCTTCGAGGAGGCCCTGCGCGGCCTGTTCGGTGATGGTCCCCCCCCAGCTGCCACGGATCGAACCGCCCTCCCCGGACTTTCCGCTCCATCCGCGGCGGAGGACGATACCGTACGGGAGCTTGTGGGCCGAGCGTCCGAGGCCTTTCAGCGATACCTCGACTCCTTTGGCAGGCGCGACTACCAGGGCGCGGCCAATGCATTGGACCGACTGGAGTCGGCCATCCAGTCCCTCGATTCGCGTTTCGCATCCGCCAACGCGACATCGGAGCGGCAGCCATGA
- a CDS encoding HU family DNA-binding protein, producing MIDKKGFINAPQDAMPKVLADADDAERAMDAVFMAIDRGLKNGDTVELHGIGEFRVEPGPQGKDVVLAADRRLMDSINE from the coding sequence ATGATCGACAAGAAAGGCTTCATCAACGCCCCGCAGGACGCCATGCCCAAAGTGCTGGCCGACGCGGACGACGCGGAGCGCGCCATGGACGCCGTGTTCATGGCCATTGACCGGGGACTGAAAAACGGCGACACAGTAGAATTGCATGGCATAGGCGAATTCCGCGTGGAGCCGGGCCCGCAGGGCAAGGACGTGGTCTTGGCTGCCGACCGCAGGCTCATGGATTCCATCAACGAATAA
- a CDS encoding desulfoferrodoxin FeS4 iron-binding domain-containing protein: MATSKGEVYKCEACGNVVEVKQGGGGDLVCCGENMKLLNAEEAKQYG; the protein is encoded by the coding sequence ATGGCTACGAGCAAGGGTGAAGTCTACAAGTGCGAGGCTTGTGGCAACGTTGTCGAGGTCAAGCAAGGCGGGGGAGGCGATCTTGTCTGCTGCGGCGAGAACATGAAGCTCCTCAACGCCGAGGAAGCCAAGCAGTACGGCTAG
- the tpx gene encoding thiol peroxidase has protein sequence MNERSGAVTFQGDPLTLLGDMPKPGDKAPEFTVLSNSLEAKSLSDFKEQVLIVAAVPSLDTSVCSREARTFNDKAAGLPAETRILIVSMDLPFAQARWADEAGADRITTLSDHKEASFGTAYGVLVKELRLLARSIFVIGPDRTISHVELVGEMTDEPDYEAALTAASKLG, from the coding sequence ATGAACGAACGCAGCGGCGCAGTGACATTCCAGGGCGATCCTCTGACCTTGCTGGGCGACATGCCCAAGCCGGGGGACAAGGCCCCCGAGTTTACCGTGTTGAGCAATTCGCTGGAGGCCAAGAGCCTGTCCGACTTCAAGGAGCAGGTGCTCATCGTGGCGGCCGTGCCCTCGCTGGACACCTCGGTTTGCTCCCGCGAGGCCAGGACGTTCAACGACAAGGCGGCGGGGCTGCCCGCGGAGACGCGCATCCTCATCGTGAGTATGGACTTGCCCTTCGCCCAGGCCCGCTGGGCCGACGAAGCCGGGGCGGACCGCATCACCACGCTCTCCGACCACAAGGAGGCGTCATTCGGAACGGCCTACGGCGTGCTGGTCAAGGAGTTGCGCCTGCTGGCCCGCTCGATTTTCGTCATCGGACCCGACCGCACCATCTCCCACGTGGAACTGGTGGGCGAGATGACCGACGAACCGGACTACGAGGCGGCCCTGACCGCCGCCTCCAAACTGGGCTGA